A genomic window from Cucumis melo cultivar AY chromosome 8, USDA_Cmelo_AY_1.0, whole genome shotgun sequence includes:
- the LOC103484451 gene encoding ubiquitin-like modifier-activating enzyme atg7 — protein sequence MAANDKGSILQFAPFQSAVDEGFWHRLSSLKLNQLGIDDSPIPITGFFAPCSHSQVSNHLTLLSESLPTEVKRDSSTPLTTKGNRNRCAVPGILYNTNTVESFHALEKLSLLKSEAKKIWEDILSGKALEDSSVLARFLLISFADLKKWNFHYWFAFPALVLDPPATVVELKSASQWFNLEEAESLSTAFGQWRSSDLTSDIPFFLVIIDSNSQASIKHLRDFETCQNNGEKLLFGFYDPCHLPSNPGWPLRNFLALIYSRWNLKSVNFLCYRENRGFADLTLSLVGKALIDDPKGLRDQCCMPNAVGWELNKGKKFYKTINLAKSMDPTRLAISAADLNLRLMRWRALPSLNINILSSLKCLLLGAGTLGCQVARMLMAWGVRKITLVDSGRVAMSNPLRQSLYTLEDCLNGGDFKAEAAVKSLNRIFPAMEAEGVVISIPMPGHPVPDHEAASTIDDCRRLDDLINSHDAVFLLTDTRESRWLPTLLCANANKVTITAALGFDSFLVMRHGAGPSGSCHDSTSQTNIANLSLNATNTRQRLGCYFCNDVVAPIDSTANRTLDQQCTVTRPGLAPIASAIAVELLVGILHHPEGIYAEGELLNSGIDGASEQPLGILPHQIRGFLSQFSQMTLVGRSSNSCTACSSMVVSEYRNRGMDFILQAINHPTYLEDLTGLTELMKSTSSFQLDWDNDTDGSGDDDGCIEI from the exons ACCGAAGTAAAGAGGGACTCATCGACACCATTAACTACTAAAGGCAACAGGAATAGGTGCGCTGTTCCTGGAATTTTATACAATACTAATACTGTGGAGAGCTTCCATGCTCTTGAAAAGCTTAGCTTACTAAAGTCTGAAGCAAAGAAG ATTTGGGAGGATATTCTCAGCGGAAAAGCTTTAGAGGATAGTTCAGTACTTGCAAGGTTCCTTTTAATCTCATTCGCAGACTTGAAAAAATGGAACTTTCACTATTGGTTTGCTTTCCCTGCTCTTGTTCTTGATCCTCCAGCAACTGTAGTTGAACTGAAATCTGCTTCACAGTGGTTTAACTTGGAAGAG GCTGAATCATTGTCCACAGCTTTCGGTCAGTGGCGCAGCTCAGATCTAACTTCTG ACATACCTTTTTTCTTGGTGATTATTGATTCAAATTCTCAAGCTAGCATTAAGCATCTGAGAGATTTTGAAACCTGCCAAAACAATGGGGAAAAG CTACTTTTTGGCTTTTATGACCCTTGTCATCTTCCAAGTAATCCTGGCTGGCCTCTTCGCAACTTCTTAGCTCTAATCTATTCAAGATGGAATCTGAAGTCAGTTAACTTTTTATGCTATAGAGAGAACCGTGGTTTTGCTGATCTTACTTTATCCCTTGTTGGTAAAGCCCTGATTGATGATCCTAAAG GGTTGAGAGATCAATGCTGTATGCCTAATGCGGTTGGATGGGAACTGAATAAAGGGAAGAAATTCTACAAAACTATCAACCTTGCAAAATCGATGGACCCAACTCG ATTAGCTATATCAGCAGCAGATTTGAATTTGAGACTAATGAGGTGGCGTGCTTTGCCTTCTTTAAACATAAACATCTTGTCTTCTCTCAAGTGTCTCTTGCTAGGGGCAGGTACTCTTGGCTGTCAGGTTGCTCGTATGCTTATG GCATGGGGTGTACGAAAAATTACACTAGTTGACAGTGGAAGGGTAGCTATGTCTAATCCATTGAGGCAATCACTTTACACATTGGAGGACTGCCTTAATGGCGGTGACTTTAAAGCTGAAGCAGCAGTTAAAAGTCTCAATCGAATTTTTCCTGCCATG GAAGCAGAAGGTGTTGTGATTTCCATACCAATGCCTGGGCATCCTGTTCCAGACCATGAAGCAGCCAGCACAATTGATGATTGTAGACGACTTGATGACTTAATTAACTCTCATGATGCAGTTTTCTTGTTGACTGATACTAGGGAAAGTAGGTGGCTTCCTACACTTCTATGTGCCAATGCAAACAAG GTTACTATCACCGCAGCTTTGGGGTTTGACAGTTTCTTAGTTATGCGCCATGGAGCTGGTCCTTCTGGTTCCTGCCATGACTCCACATCTCAAACTAATATAGCTAACCTTTCCTTAAATGCTACAAACACCAGGCAGAGATTGGGCTGTTACTTCTGTAATGATGTTGTTGCGCCTATTGAT TCAACTGCCAACCGGACATTGGACCAGCAGTGCACTGTTACTCGCCCAGGGCTTGCTCCCATTGCGTCAGCCATTGCAGTCGAACTTCTTGTTGGAATTTTACATCATCCTGAAGG AATATATGCTGAAGGTGAGCTTTTGAACTCTGGGATTGATGGAGCTTCTGAGCAGCCTCTTGGAATCTTGCCTCATCAAATTCGAGGTTTCCTCTCACAGTTTTCTCAGATGACACTTGTTGGCCGCTCATCAAATAGTTGTACAGCTTGCTCCAGCATG GTTGTATCTGAATACCGAAATAGGGGGATGGATTTTATTCTTCAAGCGATTAACCATCCAACTTATCTGGAGGATTTGACCGGACTTACTGAGTTAATGAAATCAACTAGCTCTTTTCAATTGGATTGGGACAATGACACAGATGGTAGTGGTGATGATGATGGATGTATCGAAATTTGA
- the LOC103484450 gene encoding U-box domain-containing protein 7 — MNPISPLPSSSSSSSSSSSQTPIWVYSYIKLRFFNRIRRFLRSKTPKKPYVSTKESINVTPTSNEVMQVADAGWDCNSRVEGGAGVSAAALRMTVKKLHFGSWEEKEIAAEMIEKMSKEDVELKKLMVDLRVVPALVSMVASDAVGRPEVAVKALLELAKGSFENKALMVEAGILHKLPSNIQAMDESAKHDFARLLLSLSSLINSHFTIALQTNERGIPFLVDILDSTSNFETQKCCLETLYNISTVLENVGPLVSNGVVHILLKMSSSKGLSDRALAALGNLVVTSQGKREMESSQMVPDSLIKIMTWEDRPKSIELSAYILMMLAHQSSEQREKMAKSGIVAVLLEVALLGSPLAQKRALKLLQWFKNEKQAKMDPHSGPQTGRIVIGSPVNQREVQEGRKMMKNLVKQSLYKNMELITGRASAGDPAKLKNLVISTSSKSLPF, encoded by the exons ATGAATCCCATCTCccctcttccttcttcttcttcttcttcttcttcttcttcttctcaaacGCCCATTTGGGTATATTCATACATCAAGCTTCGATTTTTCAATCGAATCCGACGGTTCCTTCGTTCCAAAACGCCTAAGAAGCCATATGTCTCAACCAAGGAATCAATCAATGTTACACCAACTAGTAATGAAGTTATGCAAGTTGCAGATGCTGGTTGGGACTGTAATAGTAGAGTTGAAGGTGGCGCCGGTGTATCTGCGGCGGCGTTGCGGATGACAGTTAAGAAGCTTCACTTTGGGAGCTGGGAAGAGAAGGAGATTGCAGCCGAGATGATTGAGAAAATGTCTAAAGAGGACGTTGAGTTGAAAAAGTTAATGGTGGACCTCCGGGTTGTACCCGCCTTGGTTTCGATGGTGGCATCCGACGCCGTggggcggccggaggtggctgTTAAAGCGTTGCTTGAGCTTGCTAAAGGAAGCTTCGA GAACAAGGCCCTCATGGTGGAGGCAGGAATCTTACACAAACTTCCAAGTAATATCCAAGCCATGGATGAATCAGCAAAACATGACTTTGCAAGATTGCTGTTGTCACTGTCATCTCTGATCAATTCCCATTTCACAATTGCCTTACAGACGAATGAAAGAGGAATCCCCTTCCTTGTGGACATTCTTGATTCAACCTCAAATTTCGAGACCCAAAAATGCTGCCTTGAAACTCTCTATAACATCTCCACAGTGCTAGAAAATGTAGGACCTCTGGTCTCAAATGGTGTGGTGCACATCCTCTTGAAAATGTCCTCATCCAAAGGCCTTTCGGATCGAGCACTCGCAGCATTAGGGAACTTGGTGGTGACTTCACAGGGAAAAAGGGAAATGGAGAGCAGCCAAATGGTCCCGGATAGTCTTATAAAGATTATGACATGGGAGGACAGACCAAAATCTATAGAGTTATCTGCTTATATCTTAATGATGTTAGCACATCAGAGCTCAGAACAGAGAGAGAAGATGGCAAAATCTGGTATTGTCGCCGTGCTTCTTGAAGTGGCATTACTAGGTAGTCCATTAGCTCAAAAGAGGGCCCTAAAGCTATTACAATGGTTTAAGAATGAGAAGCAAGCAAAAATGGATCCACATTCTGGGCCACAGACAGGAAGAATAGTGATTGGGTCGCCTGTAAATCAAAGAGAAGTTCAGGAAGGGAGAAAAATGATGAAGAATTTGGTAAAACAAAGCTTGTATAAGAATATGGAGTTGATTACTGGGCGAGCTAGTGCGGGAGACCCAGCAAAGCTAAAGAACTTGGTTATTAGCACCAGTTCCAAAAGCTTACCTTTCTGA